Proteins encoded in a region of the Gulosibacter sediminis genome:
- a CDS encoding M20 family metallopeptidase → MSISDAEQAVIDRLDPDAIAELTAELVRVGGENPGGTEEATATRLAFALRALGAEVTLQTVEPGRPNLIARMGDHRLGDGILFLGHSDVVPAGEGWTRDSYACLREGDALYGRGTTDMKGGLAAVVSAMAAVNAELPHLPMTLVVTVDEELGAKGVLHYIEHEPVGSYRACIVAEPTNLVTITACRGAMNVRVSLEGASAHAGKPDEGANAIIAVTEVIAAVEADDAALRRQPHPVLGSGTWSVGTIEGGHGTSIVADRCTLTIDRRILPDEQPDAILNNLLADARCRIRDRARVGTDRIRVSGEVEMVMPGFETEPESELVNAAVHAVRDAGGDGSVGVWTAACEGGFLHRHHGVDCLVFGPGDLTTQAHQPDEHVFVSDLHLAARAYALMAVRAALAGRNPAQTPN, encoded by the coding sequence ATGAGTATTTCCGACGCGGAGCAGGCGGTCATCGACCGGCTCGACCCCGACGCGATCGCCGAGCTCACGGCCGAGCTCGTCCGCGTCGGCGGCGAGAACCCCGGCGGCACCGAGGAAGCGACGGCGACCCGCCTCGCCTTCGCGCTGCGTGCGCTCGGCGCCGAGGTGACGCTGCAGACGGTCGAGCCCGGCCGCCCGAACCTCATCGCGCGGATGGGCGACCACCGCCTCGGCGACGGCATTCTCTTTCTCGGCCACAGCGACGTCGTGCCGGCGGGGGAGGGCTGGACCCGCGACTCGTACGCGTGCCTCCGCGAGGGCGACGCGCTCTACGGCCGCGGCACGACCGACATGAAGGGCGGTCTCGCGGCCGTCGTCTCGGCCATGGCGGCGGTCAACGCCGAGCTGCCGCACCTGCCGATGACGCTCGTCGTGACCGTCGATGAGGAGCTCGGGGCGAAGGGCGTGCTCCACTACATCGAGCACGAACCCGTCGGCAGCTACCGCGCCTGCATCGTCGCCGAGCCAACGAACCTCGTGACGATCACCGCCTGCCGCGGCGCGATGAACGTCCGCGTCAGCCTCGAGGGCGCGAGCGCGCACGCCGGCAAGCCCGACGAGGGCGCGAACGCGATCATCGCAGTCACCGAGGTGATCGCCGCGGTCGAGGCCGACGACGCGGCGCTGCGCCGCCAACCGCACCCCGTGCTCGGCAGCGGCACCTGGTCGGTCGGCACCATCGAGGGTGGCCACGGCACGTCGATCGTCGCCGACCGCTGCACGCTCACGATCGACCGCCGCATTCTGCCCGACGAGCAGCCGGATGCTATCCTCAACAACCTGCTTGCGGACGCCCGCTGCAGGATCCGTGACCGAGCTCGTGTCGGCACCGACCGCATCCGCGTGAGCGGCGAGGTCGAGATGGTGATGCCTGGGTTCGAAACGGAGCCGGAATCTGAACTCGTGAACGCCGCGGTGCACGCGGTGCGCGACGCCGGAGGCGACGGCTCGGTGGGCGTGTGGACCGCAGCGTGCGAGGGCGGATTCCTGCACCGTCATCACGGCGTGGACTGCCTCGTGTTTGGCCCTGGAGACCTCACGACGCAGGCGCACCAACCCGACGAACACGTGTTCGTCTCCGATCTGCATCTCGCAGCCCGTGCCTACGCACTGATGGCCGTGCGTGCCGCCCTCGCGGGCCGGAACCCGGCGCAGACCCCCAACTGA
- a CDS encoding M24 family metallopeptidase has product MSQQHVGPSIGAPFSETEFIARRDSVRQRMRAGGFDALLVADPANLYYLTGYNAWSFYMPQVLFLPLDGEPLLIMREMDANGAHRTATTFPPEQILGYPESLIHQPDRHPGDWIAQALLDRVGAEPRRVGYEGEAHFFTVRTFLSLQAHLPGWQLDDSQDLVGWVRLVKSPAEIELMRIAGRVATSAMTAGLEALVPGRPQNEVAAAIQAAQAQGIEDAAGDYPAIVPLMMVGAAADTPHLTWSHDPLPAETGVALEMTGAHRRYHAPIARTAYLGTPSAELRRLADATTDGLEAALAAVRPGVTAHDVSEAFTKVISAAGYEKASRLGYSIGIGYPPDWGERTVSLRRNDPTVLVENMTFHVIAGMWMQGYGFETSEAIRVTADGVEIFADVPRNLVLRPSAGGAA; this is encoded by the coding sequence ATGTCGCAGCAGCACGTTGGGCCGAGCATCGGCGCCCCGTTCAGCGAAACGGAGTTCATCGCGCGACGCGACAGCGTGCGGCAGCGGATGCGTGCCGGCGGCTTTGACGCCCTGCTCGTCGCCGACCCCGCGAACCTCTACTACCTCACGGGCTACAACGCGTGGTCGTTCTACATGCCCCAGGTGCTGTTCCTGCCGCTCGACGGCGAGCCGCTGCTCATCATGCGCGAAATGGATGCGAACGGCGCCCACCGCACCGCGACCACCTTCCCGCCCGAGCAGATTCTGGGTTACCCCGAGTCGCTCATCCACCAGCCCGACCGCCACCCTGGCGACTGGATCGCGCAGGCCTTGCTCGACCGCGTCGGTGCCGAGCCACGCCGGGTCGGGTATGAGGGCGAGGCGCACTTTTTCACGGTGCGCACCTTCCTCTCGCTGCAGGCGCACCTGCCCGGCTGGCAACTCGACGACAGTCAGGACCTCGTCGGCTGGGTGCGGCTCGTGAAGTCGCCCGCCGAGATCGAGCTCATGCGCATCGCCGGTCGGGTCGCCACCTCGGCGATGACGGCGGGCCTCGAGGCGCTGGTGCCGGGCCGGCCGCAGAACGAGGTCGCCGCGGCGATCCAGGCCGCGCAGGCGCAGGGCATCGAGGATGCGGCGGGCGACTACCCGGCGATCGTGCCGCTCATGATGGTGGGCGCGGCGGCCGACACACCCCACCTCACCTGGAGCCACGACCCGCTCCCGGCCGAAACCGGCGTCGCCCTCGAAATGACGGGCGCCCACCGCCGCTACCACGCGCCGATCGCGCGTACCGCCTACCTCGGCACCCCGAGCGCCGAGCTGCGTCGACTCGCCGACGCGACGACCGACGGGCTTGAGGCCGCGCTCGCGGCGGTGCGCCCGGGCGTCACGGCCCACGACGTGAGCGAGGCATTCACGAAGGTGATCTCGGCCGCGGGCTACGAGAAGGCCTCGCGCCTCGGCTACTCGATCGGCATCGGCTACCCGCCCGACTGGGGCGAGCGCACCGTGAGCCTGCGCCGCAACGACCCGACTGTGCTCGTCGAGAACATGACCTTCCACGTCATCGCTGGCATGTGGATGCAGGGCTACGGCTTTGAAACCTCCGAGGCGATTCGCGTCACGGCCGACGGCGTCGAGATTTTCGCCGACGTGCCCCGCAACCTCGTGCTGCGGCCGAGCGCGGGCGGTGCGGCATGA
- a CDS encoding LysR family transcriptional regulator, which produces MFDLRQLAVLDAIARTGSLAAAARDLHYGQPTISHHLRALERHLDSELVVSSATGTTLTAAGELMLEHARAVLTRLRVAARDVAELGQSGGPVLRMGTFESAGARLLPQVLAKLGTGRTVQVELVEGEPLGLQEQLLDGSLHCALLYDLDGDTSVTDAALRQRTLEREPFRIMLGADHPLAEREVIDLADLAEADWIRSRSVLEASERALLTAAGAAGFVPNTLLQSEDYSLVHAFVAAGVGVGLIVESAVDTRYRVVARPTVQDLGMRRVRFVATATPEPGRAAALARLEELLIEAAEVNPAASMGSMTTFVDERGSIANTSPS; this is translated from the coding sequence ATGTTCGACCTCCGCCAGCTCGCCGTGCTCGACGCGATTGCCCGCACCGGCTCGCTCGCCGCCGCGGCCCGCGACCTCCATTACGGCCAGCCGACGATCAGTCACCACCTGCGCGCCCTCGAGCGACACCTCGACTCCGAGCTCGTCGTCTCGAGCGCCACGGGCACGACGCTCACGGCGGCGGGCGAGCTCATGCTCGAGCACGCCCGCGCCGTGCTCACCCGCCTGCGCGTCGCCGCGCGCGACGTCGCCGAGCTCGGCCAATCGGGCGGCCCCGTGCTGCGCATGGGCACCTTCGAGTCGGCCGGCGCACGACTGCTGCCGCAGGTGCTCGCGAAGCTCGGCACGGGCCGCACGGTGCAGGTGGAACTGGTCGAGGGCGAACCGCTCGGGCTGCAGGAACAACTGCTCGACGGCTCGCTGCACTGCGCCCTGCTCTACGACCTCGACGGCGACACCTCGGTGACCGACGCCGCCCTGCGCCAGCGCACTCTTGAGCGTGAACCCTTCCGCATCATGCTCGGCGCCGACCACCCGCTTGCCGAGCGGGAGGTGATCGACCTCGCCGACCTCGCCGAGGCCGACTGGATCCGCTCGCGCAGCGTGCTCGAGGCCTCCGAACGCGCGCTGCTCACCGCCGCGGGCGCGGCTGGCTTCGTGCCGAACACCCTCCTGCAGAGCGAGGACTACTCGCTCGTGCACGCCTTCGTCGCCGCGGGCGTCGGCGTCGGCCTCATCGTCGAGTCGGCCGTTGACACCCGCTACCGGGTCGTCGCACGGCCGACGGTGCAAGACCTCGGGATGCGTCGTGTGCGCTTCGTCGCGACGGCCACCCCCGAGCCGGGTCGCGCCGCCGCCCTCGCGCGCCTCGAGGAACTGCTGATCGAGGCGGCTGAGGTGAATCCCGCAGCATCCATGGGGTCAATGACGACGTTCGTCGACGAGCGTGGCAGTATTGCCAACACATCACCGTCGTAA